A region from the Malus domestica chromosome 07, GDT2T_hap1 genome encodes:
- the LOC103408239 gene encoding uncharacterized protein has translation MGVLIRTLPLSSPHRNFASNFGAAERLPNSKFISRSSPSQFRVLAKTEKGEKEEEPKKETKQSFFSSVTEALDFSQTRSAEDAVLIEEARDATKSGERMSRQQYGALRRKIGGTYKDFFKDYVEVDGQYVEDGWVDKTCKVCKKDTGGEARQVDKLGRYVHVACLEKSKSGNFFTRLFSG, from the exons ATGGGAGTACTAATAAGAACGCTTCCTCTGAGCTCTCCGCATAGAAATTTTGCTTCTAATTTTGGAGCTGCAGAGAGATTGCCAAACAGTAAATTCATCAGCAGGAGCTCCCCCTCTCAGTTTAGAGTGCTGGCCAAAACAGAGAAGggggagaaggaggaagaaccaaAGAAGGAAACCAAACAGTCTTTCTTCAGCAGTGTGACAGAAGCACTTGATTTTTCTCAGACCAGGTCTGCAGAGGATGCTGTGCTTATTGAAGAAGCTAGGGATGCCACTAAATCTGGAGAGAGAATGTCCAGACAACAG TATGGGGctttgagaaggaaaattgGAGGGACATACAAGGATTTCTTCAAAGACTATGTTGAGG TGGATGGGCAATATGTGGAGGATGGCTGGGTGGACAAGACGTGCAAGGTTTGCAAGAAAGACACGGGTGGCGAGGCCAGGCAAGTGGACAAGCTTGGAAGATATGTTCATGTGGCCTGTTTGGAGAAATCAAAATCCGGCAACTTTTTCACCAGACTTTTCTCCGGATGA